The Deinococcus ruber region GTGCTGACACGCGGCGGCGTGGTGGGCTATCCCAGTGAGACGGTCTGGGGACTGGCCGCCCTGCCGTCGAGCGCGGCGGGTGTCGAGCGGCTGTATACCCTGAAGGGGCGAGACAACCTCAAGCCGGTGCAGCTTTCGTGCGTCAGTGCCGAGGTGGCGCACACCTGGGTTCGCTCCGGGCAGCCCGAATTTGAGCGGCTGGCACGGCTGTGGCCAGGACCGCTGACTGTGTTGGCCTGGGCCGTGCCCGGCTGCCCAGAGCGGCTGGCTCCCGGCGGCGTGGTGGGCCTGCGGGTGCCAGCCCATCCGTTGGCCCTGGCGCTGCTGGGCGAGGCAGGCGGGACGCTGGCCACCACCAGCCTCAATCCCAGCGGACAGCCAGCAGCCACCTCGCGGCAGCAGGCCGAAGCGTACCAGCTGGCCGAACTGTTGCTGCCCGGCGACGGCCCGGAAGACGCGTCCGGTTCCGGGCAGGCCAGCACGGTCTACGATCTGCGGAGCGGCACGGTTCTGCGGCAGGGTGACATCACCCTGGAACAACTCCGCGAGGCTCTGCGGTGACGTCTCAGTTGACCGAGTCTCAGCCTTCTGAAAAACTGTCTCCTCACGAACACGCCCAGCGCGAGTTGCTGGGAGCGGCGCTGCTGGCGTCCGGGCGTCCGCTGACCCTGCGTGAACTGGAAGGCCTGCTGGAACTTGCTGCTGGGGCAGTCGCCGCGCTGATCGAGCGGTATGCACGCAGCCTGGAAGCGATGGGCGCAGGATTCCGGGTCGAAAGCGTGGCGGACGGCTACCGCCTGGTGGTCGCGCCTGCCCTCGCGGCCCGCCTCGCTCCGATTCTGGCTCCGCCTCCGCTGCCTGCCCTGTCGAGCGCCGCGCTGGAAGTGCTGGCTGTGATCGCATATCGCCAGCCGATCACCCGCGCCGAGATCGAGGCGATGCGCGGCGGTTCGGCCAGTACGGTGCTCACACTTCAGGAGCGCGAACTCATCAAAGTGGTGGGAAAATCACCGTCGGTAGGGCAGCCGCTGCTCTACGGCACCACCGAGCGTTTTCTGCTGGAATTCGGCCTGAACAGCCTGAACGATCTGCCAGAGTTGAGCCAGCAGAATTTCAGTGGCCTGCTGCGCGGCTGACGGCGGGTCTTCATCGACACTTACGGCCTGCCCTATCTGGTCATTCGCTGACCTAGAATTGCCGAAGCCCGGGGAACCTGTGCCCTTAAAAGGTCTATGGTCCTACAGTCAGACACCGCCACGCCTGTCTCCCTCCTCTATGGGAGGGGTCTTGTCTGGGTGCCCAGCGCAGTGCATGATCTTTTTATACCTACGCTGCTCAGTTAGCGTTTTGCGCTCTCATCACCCTCTTTCACTGTCTGCCGATCACTTGGCCCGATTTGCCTTTACCCCATGACCCATTCCACTTCCAGCCTCACCACCTTTGATTTTCTGGAGCTGCTTCTGATGCTCGCGGAGAGCCGACGAACCGGTGTCCTGCGGGTCTACCGTGACGCCGAATTCGAGGCGTGGCTTCAGGAGGGGCAGGTCATGCATCTGGTCTTCGGGCAGCTTGAAGGGGTGGCCGCGCTGATCGAACTGCTGAGTGACCCCAGAGGCCGCTTCAATTTTGAGGAAGGCCACACGCATCCGTCTCCAAAGATGGACGCCAGCATCGAGGCGGTGGCGATGGAGGCGCTGGCAGCATTGCCATTGCCCGAACTGGTGCTCCAGGGGCCAGCA contains the following coding sequences:
- the scpB gene encoding SMC-Scp complex subunit ScpB, giving the protein MTESQPSEKLSPHEHAQRELLGAALLASGRPLTLRELEGLLELAAGAVAALIERYARSLEAMGAGFRVESVADGYRLVVAPALAARLAPILAPPPLPALSSAALEVLAVIAYRQPITRAEIEAMRGGSASTVLTLQERELIKVVGKSPSVGQPLLYGTTERFLLEFGLNSLNDLPELSQQNFSGLLRG
- a CDS encoding L-threonylcarbamoyladenylate synthase encodes the protein MNRAGNRHASAETQATVAEALKVLTRGGVVGYPSETVWGLAALPSSAAGVERLYTLKGRDNLKPVQLSCVSAEVAHTWVRSGQPEFERLARLWPGPLTVLAWAVPGCPERLAPGGVVGLRVPAHPLALALLGEAGGTLATTSLNPSGQPAATSRQQAEAYQLAELLLPGDGPEDASGSGQASTVYDLRSGTVLRQGDITLEQLREALR